Part of the Natrialbaceae archaeon AArc-T1-2 genome, GACGCCGGCCCGAAGCGGTTGCGGTTCGGAATCGTTCGTACTCGAGTCGAGTCGGGTCATTCGTAATGATCGGCGATCGCGGTGACGACCGCACGTCGATCCTCGTCGGAGAGTCCCGGGTGAACCGGGATGGAGAGGACCTCCTCGGCAGCACGCTCGGCCCGCGGAAAGTCCGACGCTGCCGTGCTGATCGTCTCGTAGGCGGGCTGTTCGTGAATCGGCGTTGGGTAGTACACTGCCGTGTCGATTCCGCGCTCTCCGAGGTGTTCTTTCAGGGCGTCTCTGTCGTCGGCCCGGATCGTGTACTGGTGATAGACGTGGCGATAGCCGTCGGGGACCGTCGGCGTCTCGATCGGCAGGCCGGCGAGTCGGTCGTCGTAGACGGCTGCGTTGTCCCGCCGTCGGTCGGTGAGCTCGGGCAGTCGTTCGAGCTGGGTCCGGCCGACCGCGGCGGCGAGGCTCGTCATTCGGTGGTTGTGGCCGAGCCGAACGTGATCGTAGCCGCCAGCGACGTCGCGGCCGTGATTGATGTAACTCGCTGCGCGTCGGGCGAGGTCGTCGCGATCGGTCGTGATCGCCCCGCCCTCGCCGGTCGTAGCGTTTTTCGTCGGGTAAAACGAGAAACAGGCCGCGTCACCGATCGAACCGACGCGGTCGCCGTCGATCGCCGCACCGTGGGCCTGACAGGCGTCTTCGAGTACGAACAGGTCGTGGTCGCTGGCGACGTCGAGGAGGTCGTCCATCGGGGCCGGTAGTCCGTACAGGTGAACGGGCAAGAGACCGGCCACGTCGTCACGACGGGCGACAATTTCGGCGACTGCGTCGGGATCCAACGTGTAGGTCTCGGGATCGACGTCGGCGAAGACCGGCCGGCCACCGGCCAGACGGATC contains:
- a CDS encoding DegT/DnrJ/EryC1/StrS family aminotransferase: MASGPPRGAEPARVTMTDVPIADPEISTEARERVDELLATGRLADGPEVRAFEDEFADYCGAEHVVATSNGTTALHAALEALGLEDGEAVVTSPFSFVASANAIRLAGGRPVFADVDPETYTLDPDAVAEIVARRDDVAGLLPVHLYGLPAPMDDLLDVASDHDLFVLEDACQAHGAAIDGDRVGSIGDAACFSFYPTKNATTGEGGAITTDRDDLARRAASYINHGRDVAGGYDHVRLGHNHRMTSLAAAVGRTQLERLPELTDRRRDNAAVYDDRLAGLPIETPTVPDGYRHVYHQYTIRADDRDALKEHLGERGIDTAVYYPTPIHEQPAYETISTAASDFPRAERAAEEVLSIPVHPGLSDEDRRAVVTAIADHYE